Proteins from a genomic interval of Leishmania infantum JPCM5 genome chromosome 11:
- a CDS encoding tubulin-tyrsoine ligase-like protein, which yields MHSIPKHIQAIHTSPRAPATAESASNQPHQRHSVVGAEAASAASKSAALEPVPVSASASASATDASFEHLASSPSHSSITITVGSPQSQRPDVAPAEQSKVRGDGGNGVSREVVEVATPSVLIPAFKTADTAENAKASAASDVLQKEAIMTAEIHRDKHIVISRPSSIMHVARMTDLTRPSDAYKVALHSSRPSNALARRSRQPRKVLNVCLTKYPLIRKIAEEMGFEMETTEDELNEYKFNLCWSDTVLSLMRLVRLRNWQRTNHFPSMYLLCRKGHLSTTLGKMRRKLPSHFAYYPRTWSMRSERMQFTQYMTAVRQRRILKYFILKPNSGCQGRGIVVARDPLTALDEHILDNYIVQEYVHRPLLLEGKKFDLRVYVLLTSIRHPSIFLFNDGLVRICTEPYETPNEENVKQACKHLTNYAVNKKSSEFVFNTNVEHMDVGNKRNFGFLNRWLAEGGHSPDVFWNEVGFIVVKTILAAQPIIAKVYDSCFPTGFNEGYCCFEVLGFDILIDNKMKPWLMEVNHTPSFATETPLDYEIKSKLISEVWSIIDCKATDYERDRQRERDEFAKRNMPPWASNHPLYGSQLKKNTSRGAGADNSDSPDHSPAATGRANAEEEIPPYVHARRDFEDTKLKNFKRIYPSPNSDVQLVYDTIQSLATLESANSRLYYNSTVAAPVPVPMSSPPPSPGVRTSSALPSRVRPPLLGPLLTTSRNGSSNGSPSTVLPPRTPATLMTPNTTSAAQDSGAADTTTPIGTIPAALLATSGQTVTSPSVAANNASAPAAPYVAPTPLTGREGQPAPATIFKLMEKDILRHRRRSSDARSGAAALSHTSTTRSSTTPSESGGTATSTPAAAKSPHPLRVHTPQLSPTHVRKNSFAEKTSSSPQKASVKATAADGTAANRAKPRVAEVHRLVTGSSPTIIAMTINAIPASPSANDGTPASNATAMPASEALQMKPMETDKPDDEVASLSCTVAPHPAANGPIHISSRPTPRQKLRTPSPVTTPNGAGRPRANSHELSSMTCKSVSLSDSMRDLDLSGEAHSGRRSQDCEMHSILPHQEPTEEELARLATLQAMLDYEAAADPQPDDDDDDYNLTE from the coding sequence ATGCACTCGATCCCAAAGCACATCCAGGCCATCCACACCTCTCCGCGGGCCCCCGCTACGGCAGAAAGCGCCTCCAACCAGCCTCATCAGCGCCACAGCGTGGTTGGTGCTGAAGCAGCATCCGCCGCATCCAAGAGCGCTGCGCTTGAACCAGTGCCTGTCTCCGCGTCCGCGTCTGCGTCTGCGACGGACGCGAGCTTCGAGCACTTGGCATCTTCTCCCTCCCATTCGtccatcaccatcaccgtGGGTAGTCCACAGTCGCAACGCCCTGACGTCGCCCCCGCCGAGCAGTCAAAGGTGAGGGGCGACGGAGGCAACGGCGTTTCACGCGAAGTGGTCGAGGTCGCCACACCCTCGGTGCTGATCCCAGCTTTCAAAACCGCCGACACAGCGGAAAACGCGAAGGCGTCGGCCGCCTCTGACGTGCTGCAGAAGGAAGCGATCATGACCGCCGAGATACACCGCGACAAGCACATCGTTATCTCCCGCCCCTCTTCCATCATGCACGTGGCCCGCATGACTGACCTAACGCGTCCGTCAGACGCGTACAAGGTGGCGCTCCACTCGTCACGCCCGTCCAACGCACTCGCCCGCCGCTCCCGCCAGCCGCGCAAGGTGCTGAACGTGTGCCTCACAAAGTACCCTCTCATCCGTAAGATTGCGGAAGAGATGGGCTTCGAGATGGAGACAACGGAAGACGAGCTGAACGAGTACAAGTTCAACCTCTGCTGGAGCGATACAGTGCTGTCCCTCATGAGGCTCGTGCGGCTGAGAAACTGGCAACGCACCAACCACTTCCCATCCATGTATCTGCTCTGCCGCAAGGGGCACCTGAGCACGACGCTGGGGAAGATGCGCCGCAAGCTGCCCTCGCACTTCGCCTACTACCCGCGCACGTGGTCGATGCGGAGCGAGCGGATGCAGTTCACGCAGTACATGACAGCCGTCCGTCAGCGTCGCATCCTCAAGTACTTCATCTTGAAGCCGAACTCTGGCTGCCAGGgccgcggcatcgtcgtGGCGCGCGAtccgctgacggcgctggacGAGCACATCCTCGACAACTACATTGTGCAGGAGTACGTGCACCGCCCCCTGCTGCTGGAAGGCAAGAAGTTCGATCTCCGTGTGTACGTGCTGCTCACCTCGATTCGTCATCCGTCCATCTTTCTCTTCAACGACGGTCTCGTGCGCATCTGCACAGAGCCGTATGAGACCCCGAACGAGGAGAACGTGAAGCAAGCCTGCAAACACCTCACAAACTACGCCGTGAACAAGAAGAGCTCGGAATTCGTCTTCAACACGAATGTCGAGCACATGGACGTCGGCAACAAGCGCAACTTCGGCTTCCTCAACCGCTGGCTCGCCGAGGGCGGCCACTCGCCGGACGTCTTCTGGAACGAGGTCGGCTTTATCGTCGTCAAGACAAtcctcgcggcgcagccgatCATTGCCAAGGTGTACGACTCGTGCTTTCCCACCGGCTTCAACGAGGGCTACTGCTGCTTCGAGGTACTCGGCTTCGACATCCTGATCGACAATAAGATGAAGCCGTGGCTCATGGAGGTCAATCACACCCCGTCCTTCGCCACCGAGACACCGCTGGATTACGAAATCAAGAGCAAGCTGATCTCGGAGGTATGGAGCATCATCGACTGTAAGGCCACCGATTACGAGAGGGACCGGCAGCGGGAGCGCGACGAGTTCGCGAAGCGCAATATGCCACCGTGGGCAAGCAACCACCCGCTCTACGGGAGCCAGCTCAAGAAGAATACctcgcgcggcgctggcgccgacAACTCGGACTCACCCGACCACAGCCCCGCGGCAACGGGCCGCGCGaacgcagaggaggagataCCGCCCTACGTGCATGCCCGCCGCGACTTTGAGGACACCAAGCTGAAGAATTTCAAGCGCATCTATCCGTCTCCCAACTCAGATGTGCAGCTCGTGTATGACACGATCCAGAGCCTGGCCACACTGGAGTCCGCTAATAGCCGCCTCTACTACaacagcaccgtcgccgcgccggtgccggtgccgatgtcgtcgccgccgccgtcgccgggcGTCCGCACGAGTTCCGCGCTGCCCTCCCGCGTTCGACCACCGTTGCTGGGTCCACTGCTGACAACCTCGCGTAACGGCAGCTCTAACGGTAGCCCCAGCACGGTCCTGCCGCCTCGCACGCCGGCCACATTGATGACGCCAAAcaccacctctgccgcgcaGGACTCTGGTGCCGCTGACACAACAACGCCCATAGGCACAATCCCTGCCGCACTCCTCGCCACCTCCGGCCAAACCGTCACAAGTCCCTCTGTTGCCGCGAACAACGCGTCGGCGCCCGCCGCCCCTTATGTCGCGCCAACTCCCTTGACCGGTCGCGAGGGCCAGCCTGCCCCCGCCACTATCTTCAAGCTAATGGAGAAAGACATACTgcgtcaccgtcgtcgctcATCGGACGctcgcagcggtgcggcggcgctgtcacACACGTCCAccacccgcagcagcaccacaccGTCAGAGAGCGGCGGGACAGCGACCtccacgccggcggccgctAAGTCGCCTCAtccgctgcgcgtgcacacgccgcaGCTCTCGCCCACCCACGTTAGAAAGAACTCGTTCGCCGAAAAGACGTCGTCCTCACCGCAGAAGGCGAGCGTCaaggcaacagcggcagatGGCACGGCAGCGAACAGGGCGAAGCCGCGCGTTGCTGAGGTGCATCGCCTCGTCACCGGGAGCTCACCCACAATTATAGCCATGACAATCAACGCTATCCCGGCGAGCCCCTCGGCAAACGATGGCACGCCGGCCTCGAACGCAACTGCGATGCCGGCCAGCGAGGCCCTGCAGATGAAGCCAATGGAGACGGACAAGCCGGACGATGAGGTGGCGTCGCTGTCTTGCACCGTTGCACCGCATCCCGCGGCCAACGGTCCCATCCATATCTCCAGCCGTCCTACCCCACGACAGAAGTTGCGGACGCCTTCACCGGTGACAACGCCGAACGGGGCTGGGCGACCGCGCGCGAACAGCCACGAGCTTTCTTCCATGACGTGCAAGTCCGTCTCGCTGAGCGACAGCATGCGTGACCTTGACCTTAGCGGCGAGGCGCACTCTGGCCGGAGGTCGCAAGACTGCGAGATGCACTCTATACTTCCGCACCAAGAGCCGACCGAGGAAGAGCTGGCGCGGCTGGCAACGCTGCAGGCGATGCTGGACtacgaggccgccgccgacccGCAGCcggacgatgacgatgatgacTACAACCTGACTGAGTga